One Prunus dulcis chromosome 8, ALMONDv2, whole genome shotgun sequence DNA window includes the following coding sequences:
- the LOC117638678 gene encoding uncharacterized protein LOC117638678, translating into MFFFQPFSKTKIDLPGCPFSELSDHVAAFSCAPTSWACEVCVINRVNGYELKLHLLRRGDKEWFQRDIPCSGIDTIKCAACRTDQQEFYFFDNTDRLFIVFTDHNLVGWRFFRWSPVDPTGPQPKFFVSKSYFMNTDMKKKLGLAMANHEAVSFSTCGTQRKSGGKDSFVYNESISCNRRIEESKSRQLRGVWIYPKFYRVPPKEETW; encoded by the coding sequence ATGTTCTTCTTTCAGCCcttctccaaaacaaaaattgaccTTCCAGGATGCCCTTTCTCGGAGCTCTCTGATCATGTTGCAGCATTTTCGTGTGCTCCAACTTCCTGGGCTTGTGAGGTTTGTGTTATAAACCGCGTCAATGGTTATGAACTGAAGCTGCATTTACTTCGCCGCGGAGACAAGGAATGGTTCCAACGCGACATTCCTTGTTCAGGAATCGATACAATCAAATGCGCTGCTTGCAGGACTGATCAACAAGAATTCTACTTTTTCGACAATACAGACCGGTTGTTCATCGTATTTACTGATCATAACCTAGTGGGCTGGAGGTTTTTCAGATGGTCTCCTGTGGATCCCACGGGACCCCAGCCAAAATTCTTTGTTAGCAAGAGTTATTTCATGAACACTGacatgaagaagaagctgGGGTTGGCAATGGCAAATCATGAGGCTGTTTCGTTTTCTACTTGTGGGACACAAAGGAAGTCAGGTGGCAAGGATAGTTTCGTTTACAATGAGAGCATATCTTGCAACCGCCGTATTGAAGAATCCAAGAGCCGTCAACTCAGAGGGGTATGGATCTACCCAAAATTCTACCGAGTCCCTCCAAAAGAAGAGACTTGGTGA